In a single window of the Rhodoferax saidenbachensis genome:
- a CDS encoding IS4 family transposase, with translation MNAGRTVFAQLLAVVPFSHFEHLVDRYQANRWTRDFTAWSQFICMAYAQFTRREGLRDLIVCLNSQSSKLYHCGLRQRVSRSTLADANERRDSHLFEALGQRLIETALDLYKDHDIGLGLKEPLYAMDSTTIDLCLKLFPWADFRSTKAGIKAHTVIDLRGAIPVMLSITTGKVGDSGQLDALSLPKGSIVVLDRGYVDFARLHRLVQRECSFVVRAKDNLSFICSEAHAADVQTGVYSDQTIVLTGERSKKGYPEPLRRVRFYDAVSCLELVFLTNRLDLSALTIAAIYKQRWQIELFFKWLKQNLNIQHFFGNSLNAVRSQIWIAVCTYLIALVAHHGLHTDLSLRNFLHLVEVNMFEKISLAQMVDNAIKDDSFEELKSQVELF, from the coding sequence ATGAACGCTGGTCGCACGGTATTCGCGCAATTGCTGGCCGTCGTACCGTTTAGCCACTTTGAACACCTCGTTGATAGGTACCAAGCCAACCGCTGGACACGGGATTTCACTGCCTGGAGCCAATTCATTTGCATGGCCTACGCGCAGTTCACTCGCAGGGAAGGCTTGCGCGACCTGATCGTGTGCCTGAACTCGCAAAGCTCCAAGCTTTACCACTGCGGCCTGCGTCAGCGTGTATCACGCTCCACATTGGCCGATGCCAACGAGCGGCGTGACTCGCATTTGTTCGAAGCACTGGGGCAACGCCTGATCGAAACCGCGTTGGATTTGTACAAAGACCATGACATCGGCTTGGGCCTCAAGGAGCCACTGTATGCCATGGACTCCACCACCATCGACTTGTGTCTGAAACTGTTTCCCTGGGCTGACTTTCGGTCCACCAAAGCGGGAATCAAGGCCCATACGGTGATCGACCTGCGGGGTGCCATTCCAGTGATGCTATCGATCACCACCGGCAAAGTCGGCGACTCGGGGCAATTGGATGCATTGAGTCTGCCCAAGGGCTCTATCGTCGTGCTGGATCGCGGCTACGTGGACTTTGCAAGGTTGCACCGCTTGGTGCAACGGGAGTGCAGCTTTGTGGTGCGCGCCAAAGACAATTTGAGCTTCATCTGCAGTGAAGCCCACGCGGCTGATGTGCAAACCGGCGTGTACTCGGATCAAACCATTGTGCTGACGGGGGAGCGCTCCAAGAAAGGCTACCCTGAGCCTTTGCGCCGGGTACGTTTCTACGATGCAGTGAGTTGTTTGGAACTCGTCTTTCTAACCAACCGTCTAGACCTATCCGCCCTCACCATCGCAGCCATCTACAAGCAGCGCTGGCAGATTGAGCTGTTCTTCAAATGGCTCAAGCAGAACCTGAACATCCAACACTTCTTTGGCAATTCATTGAACGCGGTGAGATCACAGATATGGATTGCAGTGTGTACCTATTTGATAGCTTTGGTCGCACACCACGGACTACATACTGACCTGTCACTGCGTAACTTCTTGCATCTGGTGGAGGTCAACATGTTTGAGAAGATCTCTTTGGCTCAGATGGTAGACAACGCTATCAAGGACGACAGTTTCGAAGAGCTGAAATCGCAGGTTGAACTCTTCTGA
- a CDS encoding pirin family protein: MSAPTLLKPHNKDLGGGFVVRRLLPAAQRQGVGPFIFFDHFGPVTVQPADNHDVRPHPHIGLATLTYLFEGVILHRDNLGYTQRIEPGAINWMTAGSGIVHSERRPAEQANTTYVNHGLQLWLALPMDQEEVPASFIHTPAAAIPELTQQGAAVRVLVGEAFGVKSPVATLSPTLYLDVRLPAGATWTLPVLAEEQAVYVVDGSVAVDGQPLEPNTMAVPSGPVQISAEQGARFVVIGGQPLGHRFMSWNFVSSSKERIAEATAAWERMDATAGMGQVPGETERIPAPTAPASR; this comes from the coding sequence ATGAGCGCCCCCACCTTGCTCAAACCCCACAACAAAGACCTAGGCGGCGGCTTTGTCGTGCGCCGCCTGCTGCCCGCAGCGCAGCGCCAGGGCGTGGGTCCATTTATCTTTTTCGACCACTTTGGTCCGGTCACCGTGCAGCCCGCGGACAACCACGACGTGCGCCCGCATCCGCACATTGGCTTGGCCACGTTGACCTACCTGTTTGAAGGCGTCATCCTGCACCGCGACAACCTGGGCTACACCCAGCGCATCGAGCCCGGCGCCATCAACTGGATGACCGCCGGCAGCGGCATCGTGCACTCCGAGCGCCGCCCTGCGGAGCAGGCCAACACCACCTATGTGAACCACGGCCTGCAGCTCTGGCTGGCGTTGCCCATGGACCAGGAAGAAGTGCCCGCCAGCTTCATCCACACGCCTGCGGCCGCCATCCCCGAGCTGACCCAGCAGGGCGCTGCGGTGCGTGTGCTGGTGGGGGAGGCCTTTGGCGTCAAATCACCCGTTGCCACCTTGTCTCCCACGCTGTACCTGGACGTGCGCCTGCCCGCAGGTGCCACCTGGACGCTGCCCGTGCTGGCCGAAGAACAGGCTGTGTATGTGGTGGATGGCAGCGTGGCCGTGGACGGCCAGCCGCTGGAACCCAACACCATGGCCGTACCGTCTGGCCCCGTGCAAATTTCTGCCGAGCAGGGCGCGCGTTTTGTGGTCATTGGCGGCCAGCCGCTGGGCCACCGGTTCATGTCGTGGAACTTTGTCTCCAGTAGCAAGGAACGCATCGCAGAAGCCACCGCCGCCTGGGAGCGCATGGACGCCACCGCTGGCATGGGCCAGGTCCCCGGCGAAACCGAGCGTATTCCTGCGCCCACTGCCCCAGCTTCGCGCTGA
- a CDS encoding OsmC family protein, producing MSIALQRKSGEALSQTVRIRQHLLLSDVSVAEGGTDEGPSPHDLYDAALGSCKALTVLWYARKKGIPVQDIQTEVLSDNSEERKGTYRLSTRLKISGDLTDAQLAELTSVAEKCPVHKLMTTVTTEITTSVERAA from the coding sequence ATGAGCATTGCGTTACAACGCAAGTCGGGTGAAGCACTGTCACAGACGGTGCGTATTCGGCAGCACTTGCTGCTCTCTGACGTGTCGGTGGCTGAAGGCGGCACTGACGAAGGCCCCAGCCCGCACGATTTGTACGATGCGGCGCTGGGCTCTTGCAAGGCACTCACCGTGCTTTGGTATGCGCGCAAAAAAGGCATACCCGTCCAAGACATCCAGACCGAAGTCCTCAGCGACAACAGTGAAGAGCGCAAAGGCACTTACCGCCTCAGCACCCGCCTGAAAATCAGCGGTGACCTGACCGACGCACAACTGGCCGAGCTGACCAGCGTGGCCGAGAAGTGCCCCGTGCACAAACTCATGACCACCGTCACTACCGAAATCACCACCAGCGTGGAGCGTGCAGCATGA
- a CDS encoding flavodoxin family protein, translating into MAKVAVVFHSGYGHTQRMAQSVAAGAGADLVAIDAEGNLPEGGWETLAAADAIIFGSPTYMGSVSWQFKKFADASSKPWFGQAWKDKVFAGFTNSATMNGDKLSTLHYLFTLAMQHSGIWVGTGLMPSNSKAAQRNDLNYVGSFSGAMAQSPSDASADEMLPGDLETAKLFGKRVAETAAKFKG; encoded by the coding sequence ATGGCAAAAGTAGCAGTTGTTTTTCATTCAGGTTATGGCCACACCCAGCGCATGGCGCAAAGCGTGGCTGCGGGCGCTGGTGCCGATCTGGTGGCCATTGATGCAGAGGGCAATTTGCCCGAAGGCGGTTGGGAAACCCTGGCTGCAGCCGACGCCATCATCTTTGGCTCGCCCACCTACATGGGCAGCGTGAGCTGGCAGTTCAAGAAGTTTGCCGACGCGTCGAGCAAGCCCTGGTTTGGTCAGGCCTGGAAAGACAAGGTCTTCGCAGGTTTCACCAACAGCGCCACGATGAACGGCGACAAGCTGTCCACCTTGCATTACCTGTTCACGCTGGCAATGCAGCACAGCGGCATCTGGGTCGGAACAGGTTTGATGCCCAGCAACAGCAAGGCAGCACAGCGCAACGACCTGAACTACGTGGGCTCCTTCAGTGGCGCCATGGCCCAGTCTCCGTCCGATGCATCTGCCGACGAAATGCTGCCGGGCGACCTGGAAACGGCCAAGCTTTTCGGCAAACGGGTTGCTGAAACGGCTGCCAAGTTCAAAGGCTGA
- a CDS encoding DoxX family protein: MFLLFFKSTFKELPMFEKLQSPLSLAARVLLAALFVPAGFSKIAGFAGTVGYIGSVGLPLPQLGAIIAIVVELGLGLALLVGFQTRIAALVMAVFSVAAAVFFHAYWGMPAEQVMINQIMFMKNIAIAGGLLALTAFGGGAWSVDAKRGN, translated from the coding sequence TTGTTTCTCTTATTTTTTAAATCCACTTTCAAGGAGCTTCCCATGTTTGAAAAACTGCAATCCCCCCTGTCCCTGGCCGCACGTGTTTTGCTGGCTGCGTTGTTTGTGCCCGCGGGCTTCAGCAAGATTGCCGGCTTTGCCGGTACGGTCGGCTACATCGGCTCGGTCGGTTTGCCCTTGCCTCAACTGGGCGCGATCATCGCCATCGTGGTGGAGCTGGGCTTGGGCCTGGCGCTGCTGGTAGGCTTCCAGACCCGCATTGCTGCGCTGGTGATGGCCGTGTTTTCTGTGGCTGCTGCCGTGTTTTTCCACGCCTACTGGGGCATGCCCGCTGAACAAGTCATGATCAACCAGATCATGTTCATGAAGAACATCGCCATCGCTGGCGGCTTGCTGGCCCTGACGGCCTTTGGCGGCGGCGCCTGGAGTGTTGACGCCAAGCGCGGCAACTAA
- a CDS encoding pirin family protein: MLTIRKSNDRGYADHGWLKSFHSFSFAGYFDPKHMGWGNLRVINEDRIAPGTGFGTHGHRDMEIISYVMEGNLAHKDSMGNVKGIPPGDVQRMSAGRGVQHSEFNHADGQNTHFFQIWIEPNVTGIAPSYEQKTFSAEEKTGKLRLVASPDGAEGSVLVHADARMYSGLLDGAQTAELALDPERKSYVQLLRGELEVNGVALTTGDAALLEGESRIALAKGKNAEVLVFDLQP, encoded by the coding sequence ATGTTGACCATTCGTAAATCCAATGACCGCGGCTATGCCGACCATGGCTGGCTGAAGTCCTTCCACAGTTTTTCGTTTGCCGGTTACTTCGATCCCAAACACATGGGATGGGGCAACCTGCGCGTGATCAACGAAGACCGCATTGCCCCCGGCACCGGCTTCGGTACCCACGGCCACCGTGACATGGAAATCATCAGCTACGTCATGGAAGGCAACCTGGCGCACAAGGACAGCATGGGCAACGTCAAGGGCATTCCCCCGGGCGATGTGCAGCGCATGAGCGCAGGCCGTGGCGTGCAGCACAGCGAGTTCAACCACGCAGACGGCCAGAACACCCACTTCTTCCAGATCTGGATTGAGCCCAACGTGACCGGCATTGCGCCGAGCTACGAGCAAAAGACCTTTTCCGCTGAAGAGAAAACCGGCAAGCTGCGCCTGGTGGCCTCACCCGATGGCGCCGAAGGCTCGGTGTTGGTGCACGCCGATGCACGCATGTACAGCGGTCTGCTGGACGGCGCGCAAACGGCCGAACTGGCGCTGGACCCCGAACGCAAGAGCTACGTGCAACTGCTGCGTGGCGAGCTCGAAGTCAATGGCGTTGCACTCACCACGGGTGATGCGGCGCTGCTGGAAGGCGAAAGCCGCATTGCCCTGGCCAAGGGAAAAAACGCCGAAGTACTGGTGTTTGACCTGCAGCCCTGA
- a CDS encoding LysR family transcriptional regulator, with protein sequence MQTARDVLTPDALAMLQAIASAGSFAAAARDMGMVPSALTYRVRQIEDALDVLLYDRSSRQAKLTEAGAELLREGARLLTEIDAVANRVKRVATGWESQLTIAIDTIISKPTMMELCESFFSLSPPTRIRLRDETLSGTIAALTSGQADLSIGVAAADASNHTDVHSKPLGTSTFVYAVAPHHPLASAPEPLSDALIQQHRAVAVADSIQRGGGMTFGLLGGQEVFTVASMQAKLDAQLRGLGGGYLPRCMADSYIDTGRLVVKKTERPFRHVAISYAWRGGKAAAQGRALQWWLQQLESPTTRAALLEEHRSA encoded by the coding sequence ATGCAAACTGCACGCGACGTTCTGACCCCCGACGCCTTGGCCATGCTGCAGGCCATTGCCAGTGCCGGCAGTTTTGCCGCTGCCGCCCGCGATATGGGCATGGTGCCCAGCGCATTGACCTACCGTGTGCGCCAGATTGAAGATGCACTGGACGTGCTGCTGTACGACCGCAGCTCGCGCCAAGCCAAACTCACGGAGGCCGGGGCCGAACTGCTGCGCGAAGGTGCGCGACTGCTCACCGAGATCGATGCCGTGGCCAACCGCGTGAAACGCGTGGCCACCGGCTGGGAGTCACAGCTCACCATTGCCATCGACACCATCATCTCCAAACCCACCATGATGGAGCTGTGCGAGAGTTTCTTCAGCCTCTCGCCCCCCACCCGCATCCGTCTGCGGGACGAAACCCTCTCGGGCACGATAGCCGCACTCACCTCGGGCCAGGCAGATCTCTCCATCGGTGTGGCCGCGGCCGATGCCAGCAACCACACCGATGTGCACAGCAAACCCCTGGGCACCTCCACCTTCGTCTACGCCGTGGCACCGCACCACCCGCTGGCCAGCGCACCCGAGCCGCTGAGTGACGCGCTCATCCAGCAGCACCGTGCCGTGGCCGTGGCCGACTCCATCCAGCGCGGCGGCGGCATGACCTTTGGCCTGCTGGGCGGGCAGGAGGTGTTCACCGTGGCCAGCATGCAGGCCAAGCTGGACGCACAACTGCGCGGCCTGGGCGGCGGCTACCTGCCGCGCTGCATGGCAGACAGCTACATCGACACCGGGCGCCTGGTGGTGAAGAAGACCGAACGCCCCTTCCGCCACGTGGCCATCAGCTACGCCTGGCGCGGCGGCAAAGCCGCAGCCCAAGGCCGTGCACTGCAGTGGTGGCTGCAACAACTGGAAAGCCCGACCACGCGCGCGGCGCTGCTGGAAGAGCATCGCAGCGCGTGA
- a CDS encoding NAD(P)/FAD-dependent oxidoreductase: MTTSKHIAIVGAGMAAITCARTLVQAGHRVTVFEKSSGLGGRMATRTSPFGTFDHGAQYFTVRDARFALALKTTPTLCKPWSANTVRVLDAHGRVAAAGLPAREQHLVPSPGMNALVRRWGQPLVDAGVVELNTKVTHIEADALNKAQWQLRTTGTDDGSHVYSGFDAVVLAVPGPQAQALLATAPKASALLKQTAKSSVAPCWTLMLAFPQAVQPGLTTLGPQWNAARSTHHRIAWLTRESSKPGRGQVERWTVQASAAWSQEHLNDDPARVQAKLIKAFSEVTGIRAEPAHVEVHRWSYAQTQQPLGQSHLWDAKLGLGVCGDWCLGHRVENAFVSGLELALAIV; this comes from the coding sequence ATGACCACTTCCAAACACATCGCCATCGTGGGGGCCGGCATGGCAGCCATCACCTGCGCCCGCACACTGGTGCAGGCCGGTCACCGCGTCACCGTGTTTGAGAAGAGCAGTGGCCTGGGTGGCCGCATGGCCACGCGCACCAGCCCCTTTGGCACCTTTGACCACGGCGCGCAGTACTTCACCGTACGCGATGCGCGTTTTGCGCTGGCCCTTAAAACCACACCCACCCTGTGCAAACCCTGGAGCGCCAACACCGTGCGTGTGCTGGACGCGCATGGCCGCGTAGCCGCCGCCGGCCTGCCCGCACGCGAGCAACACCTGGTGCCCTCGCCCGGCATGAACGCACTGGTGCGCCGCTGGGGCCAACCGCTGGTGGATGCGGGCGTGGTGGAGCTCAACACCAAGGTCACCCACATCGAAGCCGACGCGCTGAACAAGGCACAGTGGCAACTGCGCACCACGGGTACCGACGATGGCAGCCATGTCTACAGCGGTTTTGATGCCGTGGTACTGGCCGTCCCCGGCCCACAGGCCCAGGCCTTGCTGGCCACCGCCCCCAAGGCCAGCGCACTGCTCAAACAAACCGCCAAATCCTCGGTGGCGCCGTGCTGGACGCTGATGCTGGCGTTCCCACAAGCGGTACAGCCCGGCCTGACCACGCTGGGCCCGCAGTGGAACGCCGCGCGCAGCACCCACCACCGCATCGCCTGGCTGACCCGTGAATCGAGCAAGCCCGGCCGCGGCCAGGTGGAGCGCTGGACCGTGCAGGCCAGCGCCGCGTGGTCACAAGAACATCTGAACGACGACCCGGCCCGCGTGCAGGCCAAACTGATCAAGGCGTTTTCTGAAGTCACCGGCATCCGCGCCGAACCTGCCCACGTCGAAGTCCACCGCTGGTCGTATGCGCAAACCCAGCAACCGCTGGGCCAAAGCCACCTGTGGGACGCCAAGCTGGGCCTGGGTGTCTGCGGCGACTGGTGCCTGGGCCACCGCGTGGAAAACGCGTTTGTGTCCGGCTTGGAGCTGGCCCTCGCGATAGTCTGA
- the gluQRS gene encoding tRNA glutamyl-Q(34) synthetase GluQRS, producing MPPYIGRFAPSPTGPLHAGSLVAALASWLDARAHGGQWLVRIEDVDTPRCVPGTDLTILQQLATCGLHPDAPPVWQSQRTALYQQALDQLVISGLAYPCACSRKDIETALQAAGIEKPRHGELIYPGTCRPERGGLHGKAARAWRLHTGFSVPNMPLARIQIAQAATETIANSDPVVHWSDRRLGAQAQDVAAEVGDFVLLRADGLFAYQLAVVVDDTAQGITHVVRGEDLTDNTARQILLQRALCLPTPSYLHTPLVLGANGEKLSKQNGAAALDLSAPLVALNQAAHTLGLPQQVGPVQDALSGWTGLWLAQAAMRRL from the coding sequence ATGCCTCCTTACATCGGCCGCTTTGCGCCCTCGCCCACCGGCCCGTTACACGCGGGCTCCCTCGTTGCCGCACTGGCCAGTTGGCTGGACGCCCGCGCCCACGGCGGCCAGTGGCTGGTACGCATCGAAGACGTGGACACGCCACGTTGTGTACCCGGCACAGACCTGACCATCCTGCAACAACTCGCCACCTGTGGCCTACACCCCGATGCCCCGCCCGTGTGGCAAAGCCAGCGCACGGCCCTGTACCAACAGGCGCTGGACCAGTTGGTGATAAGCGGCCTGGCCTATCCGTGTGCCTGTTCGCGCAAAGATATTGAAACTGCGCTGCAGGCCGCAGGTATAGAGAAGCCGCGCCATGGCGAATTGATCTACCCCGGCACCTGCAGACCCGAGCGAGGCGGCCTGCACGGCAAGGCCGCACGTGCCTGGCGCCTGCACACGGGTTTTTCAGTGCCAAATATGCCTCTAGCCCGCATACAGATTGCGCAAGCAGCTACTGAAACCATAGCAAATTCAGACCCGGTCGTGCACTGGAGCGACCGCCGCCTGGGCGCACAGGCCCAGGATGTGGCCGCCGAGGTGGGCGACTTTGTGCTGCTGCGCGCTGATGGTTTGTTTGCCTACCAGTTGGCGGTGGTGGTGGACGATACCGCGCAGGGCATCACCCACGTCGTGCGCGGCGAAGACCTCACCGACAACACCGCACGGCAAATCCTGCTGCAGCGCGCCCTGTGCCTGCCCACACCCAGTTACCTGCACACGCCATTGGTGCTGGGTGCCAATGGTGAAAAACTCAGCAAACAAAATGGTGCTGCGGCGCTGGACCTGTCCGCCCCGCTGGTGGCCTTGAACCAGGCAGCGCACACGCTGGGTCTGCCCCAGCAAGTGGGCCCAGTGCAAGACGCCCTGAGCGGGTGGACCGGACTTTGGCTGGCTCAGGCCGCAATGCGCCGGCTGTAG
- a CDS encoding GNAT family N-acetyltransferase → MPPVHARLATLQDLSTVAALFDAYRQFYEQAPDLAAATQFIAARMHKQESVILLAEDADANAVGFCQLYPTFCSVEAQPIYVLYDLFVTPQSRKTGAGKQLLLAAEDLARRHGMARMDLTTARTNLTAQRLYTALGWVRDDVFLAYSRRIAA, encoded by the coding sequence ATGCCACCCGTCCACGCCCGTCTTGCCACACTGCAGGACCTGAGCACCGTCGCCGCCCTGTTTGACGCCTACCGCCAGTTCTACGAACAGGCGCCAGACCTCGCTGCGGCCACGCAGTTCATCGCTGCGCGCATGCACAAGCAGGAGTCGGTGATCCTGCTGGCCGAAGACGCGGACGCCAACGCCGTAGGCTTCTGCCAGCTCTACCCGACGTTCTGTTCGGTGGAAGCGCAGCCCATCTACGTGTTGTATGACCTGTTTGTCACTCCGCAAAGCCGCAAGACCGGAGCTGGCAAGCAGCTGTTGCTGGCCGCCGAAGACCTGGCCCGCAGGCACGGCATGGCGCGCATGGACCTCACCACCGCAAGAACCAACCTGACCGCGCAGCGTTTGTACACAGCACTGGGCTGGGTGCGGGACGATGTTTTTCTGGCCTACAGCCGGCGCATTGCGGCCTGA
- a CDS encoding diguanylate cyclase, whose amino-acid sequence MLVVLAAWCVGVASAAVPVQLSAEQHSWLVAHRDKTYTVGFDPHAGSDYFEFRGLRTGLLPELLKDIQSQLGLKVVPADIKGWDDAYTRFLRGDIDLLYGANPTPERERTMWFTRPLLKYPYTVFAGKDSPVQTLGDLDGRKVGFIRNDFVIQQLPKEFPNIHIETVEFDAQDAGLHALEMGQIDGFVTAGGGVEYEFLYTHPKLGLVAQLRAITSDMTMAVLKERQMLGSILDSYMAQRELEILALKDKAQSIYNRKILRLSEAELRWLEQKGTAVVGVAEDYLPFDHYSNGEYRGIAGEMLKRVGDTVGIRFKVVSGTFADIMDQARAGTVHVVDMAKTEDRLKDFIFPHAISTERDIIVGLKNSPPVQDVYDLDGQRVAVIDGFWHEEYLRKNLKNPQIVTTEDIMESLRLVRDGKVAYMIENPTVVEFYINGLGYSDVVKRGNTSKDSFVYFGVSRKQPELASIMDKVIPLIKFEEAKYAGIQSVPTLRNETNMQLLKLVGALGLALVAIVLVVIAVVRKLVAQKAATQFLTEREHLLYTDTLTGFYNRNYFSQKVDPQPLGVYPQAVVVADLNNLKHVNDVYGHAAGDTLLVRFADQVRAQWPQGACFRIGGDEFLIVLANSSEEQVLVDLEAFRLRCQGASYAAPDGNPIEPSAAMGYALRASADTSLDKCIAEADARMYQAKAQMKKRRAEDALRA is encoded by the coding sequence ATGCTCGTCGTGCTTGCGGCCTGGTGTGTGGGCGTGGCCAGTGCCGCAGTGCCCGTACAACTCAGTGCCGAGCAGCATTCCTGGCTGGTGGCCCACCGCGACAAAACCTATACGGTGGGGTTTGATCCGCATGCCGGATCCGACTATTTTGAGTTTCGCGGCCTGCGCACCGGGCTGTTGCCGGAACTGCTGAAAGACATTCAGTCCCAACTGGGGCTCAAGGTGGTGCCGGCCGACATCAAAGGTTGGGACGACGCCTACACGCGGTTCCTGCGTGGAGACATCGACCTTCTGTACGGCGCCAACCCGACCCCTGAGCGTGAACGCACCATGTGGTTCACCCGCCCGTTGCTCAAATACCCCTACACCGTGTTTGCGGGCAAGGATTCGCCGGTGCAGACCCTGGGTGATCTGGATGGTCGCAAGGTGGGTTTCATCCGTAATGACTTTGTCATTCAGCAACTGCCCAAAGAGTTTCCGAACATCCATATCGAGACCGTGGAGTTTGATGCCCAGGACGCCGGGCTGCACGCGCTGGAGATGGGCCAGATCGATGGTTTTGTCACGGCGGGTGGCGGCGTGGAGTACGAATTTTTGTACACCCACCCCAAGCTCGGGCTGGTGGCACAGTTGCGTGCCATCACGTCGGACATGACCATGGCGGTCCTCAAGGAGCGGCAGATGCTGGGCAGCATTCTGGACAGCTACATGGCGCAGCGCGAGCTGGAAATTCTTGCCCTCAAGGACAAGGCGCAAAGCATCTACAACCGCAAGATCCTGCGCCTGAGCGAGGCCGAACTGCGCTGGCTGGAACAAAAGGGCACCGCCGTGGTCGGGGTGGCAGAAGACTACCTGCCGTTTGACCACTACAGCAACGGTGAGTACCGCGGCATTGCCGGCGAAATGCTCAAACGCGTTGGCGATACGGTGGGCATACGCTTCAAGGTGGTGAGCGGCACGTTCGCCGACATCATGGACCAGGCACGCGCCGGTACGGTGCATGTGGTCGACATGGCCAAGACCGAAGACCGGCTCAAGGATTTCATCTTTCCGCACGCCATCAGCACCGAGCGCGACATCATCGTGGGCCTCAAGAACAGCCCGCCGGTGCAGGACGTGTATGACCTGGACGGCCAGCGCGTGGCGGTGATTGACGGTTTCTGGCACGAGGAGTACCTGCGCAAGAACCTGAAAAATCCGCAGATCGTTACCACGGAGGACATCATGGAGTCGTTGCGCCTGGTGCGTGATGGGAAGGTGGCCTACATGATCGAAAACCCCACCGTGGTGGAGTTTTATATCAACGGGCTGGGCTACTCCGACGTCGTCAAGCGGGGCAATACGTCCAAGGATTCGTTTGTCTACTTTGGCGTGAGCCGCAAGCAGCCGGAGCTGGCGTCCATCATGGACAAGGTGATCCCGCTGATCAAGTTCGAGGAAGCCAAGTACGCGGGCATCCAAAGTGTGCCCACCTTGCGCAATGAGACGAACATGCAGTTGCTCAAGCTGGTGGGCGCGTTGGGTCTAGCGCTGGTTGCCATCGTGCTGGTGGTCATTGCGGTGGTGCGAAAACTGGTGGCGCAAAAGGCCGCGACTCAGTTCCTGACGGAGCGCGAGCACCTGCTCTACACCGACACGCTGACAGGTTTTTACAACCGCAACTACTTCAGCCAGAAGGTGGATCCGCAGCCCCTGGGGGTTTATCCCCAGGCCGTGGTGGTGGCCGACCTGAACAACCTCAAACACGTCAATGACGTGTATGGCCATGCGGCCGGCGATACCTTGCTGGTGCGGTTTGCTGACCAGGTGCGCGCACAGTGGCCGCAGGGGGCGTGTTTCCGCATTGGTGGCGACGAGTTCCTGATTGTTCTGGCCAACAGCAGCGAAGAGCAGGTGCTTGTTGACCTGGAGGCCTTCCGGCTGCGTTGCCAGGGTGCCAGCTACGCGGCGCCTGACGGCAACCCTATCGAACCCAGTGCCGCCATGGGCTACGCGCTGCGCGCGAGCGCCGACACCTCGCTGGACAAATGCATTGCCGAGGCCGACGCGCGTATGTACCAGGCCAAGGCCCAGATGAAAAAGCGCCGTGCCGAAGACGCGCTGCGGGCCTGA
- a CDS encoding VOC family protein, with protein sequence MTIHLDHTIVPSHHAVASARQLAELLGVPWSETGVGPFAPVFINDGLTLDFIQTDEDFPVYHFCFRVEQAQFYAILARMRAAGVAFRSTVRGPEDGQINTDYGGNMVYWNVPDGHQWEMLTVSYAHQPSP encoded by the coding sequence ATGACCATCCACCTCGATCACACCATCGTGCCGTCGCACCACGCGGTGGCCTCGGCGCGGCAACTGGCCGAACTGCTGGGTGTACCGTGGTCCGAGACCGGGGTCGGCCCGTTCGCGCCGGTGTTTATCAACGACGGGCTGACGCTGGACTTCATCCAGACGGACGAGGACTTTCCGGTCTACCACTTTTGCTTTCGGGTGGAGCAGGCGCAGTTTTACGCCATCCTGGCGCGCATGCGTGCGGCGGGCGTTGCGTTTCGCAGCACGGTGCGCGGGCCGGAGGACGGCCAGATCAACACCGACTACGGCGGCAACATGGTTTACTGGAATGTGCCCGATGGTCACCAGTGGGAGATGCTCACCGTGAGCTACGCGCACCAGCCCTCTCCGTAG